Proteins encoded together in one Microcebus murinus isolate Inina chromosome 16, M.murinus_Inina_mat1.0, whole genome shotgun sequence window:
- the EID2B gene encoding EP300-interacting inhibitor of differentiation 2B, whose amino-acid sequence MSELPRESCVPEMGTANGVSHGLRAAVGGGSRARGARGGPTAAAARPTAWVPQPAPRRVPGSAPRPLSMPGFRQQLLFHESLEHCPLIPAPLLRDFQERRRLFLEGCRAREAAFDADPPQLDLDAAAFTLALTASAAVRPLAD is encoded by the coding sequence ATGTCCGAGCTGCCGAGGGAGAGCTGCGTCCCCGAGATGGGAACAGCGAACGGCGTCAGCCACGGCCTGCGGGCGGCAGTCGGCGGCGGGAGTCGGGCCCGGGGCGCCCGGGGAGGCCCGACGGCCGCAGCCGCGCGCCCCACGGCGTGGGTGCCGCAGCCTGCTCCCCGGCGCGTCCCCGGCAGCGCCCCGCGCCCGCTGTCGATGCCCGGCTTCCGCCAGCAGCTGCTGTTCCACGAGTCCCTGGAGCACTGCCCCCTGATCCCGGCCCCGTTGCTGCGAGACTTCCAGGAACGCCGCAGGCTGTTTCTGGAAGGCTGCAGGGCGAGGGAGGCTGCGTTTGACGCGGACCCGCCGCAGCTGGACCTGGACGCCGCAGCCTTCACGCTGGCGCTGACCGCTTCGGCGGCCGTCCGCCCTCTGGCCGACTGA
- the EID2 gene encoding EP300-interacting inhibitor of differentiation 2: MSELPADSTVPQTGEASSDKDVPQAEAGGGSQELAPAQPEEAGESPMAAARQGPVAVAREGPGAVAREGRMAAARGGPVAAARGGQVARESPAAAARDPRVAEVARLFGEQVDEEVPEPRPRSRHALAGSLAALPYLRLRPPVSVLGLNYQQFLRQYLENYPIAPGRIQELEERRRRFVEACRAREAAFDAQYLRNPRRMDFDILTFTVALTASEVINPLIEQLGCDKFINRE; encoded by the exons ATGTCCGAGCTGCCCGCAGACAGCACTGTGCCGCAGACAGGCGAGGCGAGCAGTGACAAAGACGTCCCGCAGGCGGAGGCAGGCGGCGGGAGCCAGGAGCTGGCCCCAGCGCAGCCTGAGGAGGCCGGGGAAAGCCCGATGGCGGCGGCCAGGCAGG GCCCGGTGGCAGTGGCCAGGGAGGGCCCAGGGGCGGTGGCCAGGGAAGGCCGGATGGCAGcggccaggggaggcccagtggcggCGGCCAGGGGAGGCCAGGTGGCCAGGGAAAGTCCGGCGGCGGCAGCCAGGGATCCCCGGGTGGCAGAGGTCGCCCGACTATTTGGGGAGCAAGTGGATGAAGAGGTTCCTGAGCCCAGGCCCAGGTCCAGGCACGCACTCGCTGGAAGCCTGGCTGCGTTGCCATATCTCCGCCTTCGTCCACCAGTTAGCGTTTTAGGCCTTAATTACCAGCAGTTTCTCCGCCAATATCTGGAAAATTACCCTATTGCTCCGGGCAGAATACAGGAGCTTGAAGAACGCCGCAGGCGATTTGTGGAAGCCTGCAGAGCAAGGGAAGCAGCGTTTGATGCCCAATATCTGCGTAATCCTCGGAGGAtggattttgatattttaacatttactgTAGCTCTGACTGCATCTGAAGTTATCAATCCTCTGATAGAACAACTTGGTTGTGATAAGTTTATCAATAGAGAATAA
- the CLC gene encoding galectin-10: MSCLQVPHTQCVSFSVGSCVIIKGTPPVSFDKDPQLQVDFHTGTNDKSDIAFHFRVYFGRHVVMNSFEEGGWKHEVRLTHMPFAQGRAFELRILVLHDEYQVVVNGQHYFGFAHRLKPESVKMVHVWRDVSLTSVNVV; encoded by the exons ATGTCTTGTCTACAG GTGCCGCACACTCAGTGTGTGTCCTTCTCTGTTGGTTCTTGCGTGATAATCAAAGGGACACCTCCTGTCTCTTTCGA CAAGGACCCCCAACTGCAGGTGGATTTCCACACTGGGACAAACGACAAGTCGGATATCGCCTTCCACTTCCGAGTGTACTTTGGTCGCCATGTGGTGATGAACAGCTttgaggaggggggctggaagcaCGAGGTGAGGTTGACCCACATGCCCTTCGCCCAGGGCCGAGCGTTTGAGCTGCGCATCCTCGTCTTGCACGATGAGTACCAG GTGGTGGTAAATGGCCAACACTATTTTGGCTTTGCCCATCGACTCAAGCCAGAGTCTGTGAAGATGGTGCACGTGTGGAGAGATGTCTCCTTGACCTCAGTGAATGTCGTCTAG